DNA from Streptomyces luteogriseus:
CCATGCCGACCACGTACAGGTGCTCGATGCCCAGGGCGTCGAGGCGGTTGAGGCAGTGCAGGGCGACGCGCCACAGCGCCTCCGCGACCAGCAGGACGCCTGCGAAGGCGAGCACGTACGGCAGCATCGCGCCGACCGCGACGTCCTTGTTCCCCGCGATGTCGCCGACGAGCTTGGCGACGATCAGCGGCGCGACGTAGTTGATTCCGATGTTGCCCAGCGCCGAGAGCAGCATCGCGGGCGCCGTCCACCGGCGCAGCCGGGACAACTCCCTTCCGTAATAGCGAAGTGCGAGAAGTACCGAGCGCCTGCCCGGTAATACTTGTGCGTTTCCGGCGTTTCCGGCGTTTCCATCCCACCCCTGTGTCGTCCTGTGGCCGCCCGCCACGCCGCGCGTGCGGGCAGGGGCCATCGCCGCAACGGATGTGTGAGGTTTCGGGTCGAGTCCGGAAGTGTCCCGCGATGCCGGCCACGGCGTCCAAGCCTTTTCCGGCCGGAGGGTGGTGAGCGGGGAGCGCCCCGGGGCGCGGCGGGCGGATTCGGGGTGGGACGGTGGCGCGCACCGGAAGGGGAGGTGAAGGCGCCCCTGCCGGTGCGTCAGGCGAGGTCGGAGAGGTCCTGCGGGGTGAGGCGTCGTGTCCGCCGCCGGACTCACCTCGGACGGCGCCCTGCGCCTATCCCCGACGCCCTCGCGCTCGCCGCCTCGGGAGGGGTCGACCCCGGGAAGGTCGTCTCCCACGTCATCGACTGGGAGGACCTGCCGGCCGCGCTGCCGGAGAAGCACCTCAAGCCGGTCTTCGTCCGGGCCGGGGCCGAGGACGGGTCATGACGCGGCGCTGGAGTCCGGGCGCAGCGTGAAGACCTGGTCGAGGCCGACGAGGGTGAGGACGCGCAGCAGGTTCGCCGGTACGGCGGCCAGGACGATGTCGGCGTCGGCGGCCAGGGCGTGCTGGCGGGCGGCGAGCAGGGCGGTGATGCCCGAGGAGTCGCAGCAGGCGAGGCCGGACAGTTCGAGGACCAGACACTGCCCCGGTGACAGGGGGAGTTGGTCGAGCCGGCCGCGCAGGACGGGGGCCTGGTCGAAGTCGAGGTCGCCGGCCACGTGCAGCACGGGCCCGGTCGCGCTGTCGCGCTGACTGATGCTGAGCGGGTTCATGAGGTGTGGTTCGTCGCGGGGTCTATGAGGGAGGGGGTGGCGGGAACGCCGAGCGCCAGCAGGGCGGTGTCGTCGTCGAGGCCGTCGCCGAAGCTCTCCAGCAG
Protein-coding regions in this window:
- a CDS encoding STAS domain-containing protein, producing MNPLSISQRDSATGPVLHVAGDLDFDQAPVLRGRLDQLPLSPGQCLVLELSGLACCDSSGITALLAARQHALAADADIVLAAVPANLLRVLTLVGLDQVFTLRPDSSAAS